The following are from one region of the Dermacentor albipictus isolate Rhodes 1998 colony chromosome 5, USDA_Dalb.pri_finalv2, whole genome shotgun sequence genome:
- the LOC135908357 gene encoding uncharacterized protein isoform X2 — translation MDRPRGAQVVRLHQLLIAAALLSTGFSETVTQPTHEDLRQSINSPMPYGFKYEAYGDDGGGHTREESADESGRVVGSYTIFSPEGYLRRVFYEADENGFRARVETNEPGTKTSNPADVTIVSTASGGPVGGGPVGGGPVGGGGTRDAPLPGAATTRPVKTTSPAAGGTTNEVPETTTGLPPGYVLPERYRPNASRRPSGAELLTSRILTLDQPVDGDQLYPGRPGFDSDPNSLNPPPPGIHTGSPPTGIVPVGPVQVTRVPSRPGAAPGPRPRPHINYVPSKDAFGQFDGGLAQSGGPYRPSFDGSFRIPAGSTGGIFSPSQVAPKAGVSGPQDLGPSSGQGGGVEDGSSGISGFGSKPAFPNAGTPQGAGPHQFGPHRPTPNYPGVFRGDSGTGQSGSSGPAYQGGAGQQYQPPTLGAPLFTRVTQGSGKFPGRVDYGSQPGFSGPVQPGVPGAPGVFARPADGGRPSFGGRAPFGGPRFGPGGSFSRVPVNQFDTNEPGNKRFQGPAQPSFAGGQTGNQGSQRGAGGVIGADVDGGNSADSSNEDGFAPNDPRRPFLFRNEDQRPATPFGTSTRGGAGQEDGAYAIHADNGKIQSIDFRPGSRPFQPAGPGNRFEGNRGNVPRGPFRRPGFGGTRRDDPFRPYKPPPLESGHREPVFVPQSFSGSGSPTTSFDGRDPQRIDGFKSPQQTPGFGGSNSPGGFSGNYPYRNTFSSGGRQPPSGQQDRYSGMPQQPFSPFAHGRPVPPVPAVANVANMPNPRNHFANRLFDRTPAGTRGRPVGHPPGLNPPSLVSMEVVSYGPQGPQVHQFNGSALPGTLAPPENQQFGDPFRPTGFPGSPQSIPFLANRRVPRPPLPSRGNANRVLYSESPQQATFPRRLGAPKGNEEDFGGAFEGLIRDERPDLLELKRKQKPSGSASSQPGGNLDFLDDLLPFYEKDLDIANKANDAADGVDKKPVIHQPIVPEHRDLLCDDDDPIFSDPRQPSPDGLVRRPECIKTRTQEGGSSSEGAEPDKRKVEAPVNDDEEFLNYRNPFSGVLPSPDRSGPEKVDKDSKEFQRPFLDKDKKVIPVLIDQNRPATGVLDGTIGVNKNGLGPSTGESDIPERSAPELGAGSPVEGRRALDNNGVFRTGFGAFPGSFNEQFGPRGPSPVQGFGGPGTGKGSPFPTRPQDGNFLRFPNGPNRGINDLRNAQDPFNRNFGQPFGQQPFQPTLPQQTLRFGQRLSGVRNPNSLVPSQRPPRVQTRIQQQPESRIVFPPPPLHRKAVLSPPDGADSPGNSFNGRVPFSSPQNQGASRIGQPTVGFVQPRAGGLGNVGAAPPQFGFVDSRRFQLGAGKGPGKDVASGREDAGPDVATEPKFVNDNSPPPASFTFSDAKKSPLVPSRPPLSAGRRKTIKGSPDDAGKQGQGQVEPETPVSAPGPETANLLRKPLLEGNARVPEELERRAPNAVPGPFNFVDRRIPLDIARQGVIQRRPEVFDSGREPDSRPARVEGLALQGVPVDGNLNSGRQSGFLGAPKDRTRQLLPTSRPTGVANGADEGPAVLIPRRGPVRQPVRTTQPILLNVERVPLGRTAVADQLIADKNPQDIQAFQHGPEQKLGQDISSQELLRRGVNSAGVSDDGGRDEDGEQQRVNPYSFGYSSYDGLGSKMSRHETKDDTGRVTGYYIVEDVDGRKRTVHYVADKDGFRATVHTNEQGTDNQDPASVKMHVENRMPHPQPTPESPSPEKTSTSPALGDNVDVPVLDAVDQSVKKS, via the exons CCCACCCATGAGGATCTCCGCCAGAGCATCAACTCTCCGATGCCGTACGGCTTCAAGTACGAGGCGTAcggcgacgacggcggcggcCACACGCGCGAGGAGTCGGCCGACGAAAGCGGCCGCGTGGTCGGCTCGTACACCATCTTCAGCCCGGAGGGCTACCTCAGGCGCGTCTTCTACGAGGCCGACGAGAACGGGTTCCGCGCCCGCGTCGAGACCAACGAACCAGGCACCAAGACGTCCAACCCGGCCGACGTCACCATCGTGTCCACGGCCTCCGGCGGACCAGTCGGCGGCGGACCAGTCGGGGGTGGACCAGTCGGCGGTGGCGGAACGCGGGACGCACCCCTGCCCGGCGCAGCCACGACGAGGCCCGTCAAGACCACGTCACCGGCTGCCGggggcacgacc AACGAAGTGCCTGAAACGACCACCGGCTTGCCTCCCGGATACGTGCTCCCTGAACGTTACCGACCCAACGCATCCCGACGGCCCTCAGGCGCCGAACTGCTGACGTCGCGGATCTTGACCCTAGACCAGCCGGTCGACGGTGATCAGCTCTACCCGGGACGTCCCGGGTTTGATTCGGACCCCAACTCCCTGAATCCGCCACCACCTGGTATTCACACGGGATCTCCACCTACTGGAATTGTGCCCGTAGGTCCCGTACAGGTGACTCGTGTTCCATCACGACCTGGTGCAGCGCCGGGTCCCAGGCCTCGCCCTCACATCAACTACGTGCCTTCTAAAGACGCTTTCGGGCAGTTCGACGGTGGCCTTGCACAGAGTGGTGGGCCATATCGCCCTTCGTTTGATGGATCGTTTAGGATACCAGCTGGTTCTACCGGCGGCATATTTTCACCGTCCCAAGTGGCACCTAAAGCAGGCGTTTCCGGGCCTCAAGATCTCGGCCCATCTTCAGGTCAAGGTGGTGGGGTTGAAGACGGTAGCTCGGGGATCTCGGGTTTCGGCTCGAAGCCGGCTTTCCCCAACGCAGGCACTCCACAAGGTGCGGGACCACATCAGTTCGGACCCCACAGGCCTACTCCAAACTACCCGGGTGTCTTCCGCGGAGATTCCGGTACAGGACAGAGTGGGTCATCCGGGCCAGCCTACCAAGGCGGGGCCGGGCAGCAATATCAGCCCCCAACGCTCGGGGCTCCGCTGTTCACGCGAGTCACGCAAGGCTCTGGAAAGTTCCCTGGGCGAGTAGACTATGGTTCCCAGCCAGGATTCTCCGGACCTGTTCAACCAGGGGTTCCAGGTGCGCCCGGCGTCTTCGCGAGACCGGCTGATGGAGGAAGACCGTCTTTTGGCGGTAGAGCGCCCTTCGGAGGTCCACGTTTTGGTCCCGGTGGCAGCTTTTCGAGAGTTCCTGTAAACCAGTTTGATACCAACGAACCTGGCAATAAGCGCTTTCAGGGCCCTGCACAGCCATCGTTTGCAG GTGGTCAAACGGGCAACCAAGGATCTCAACGTGGAGCAGGAGGTGTCATTGGAGCTGATGTTGATGGCGGAAACAGCGCT GATTCAAGCAACGAGGATGGCTTCGCACCAAACGACCCTCGGAGGCCGTTCCTCTTCAGGAACGAAGACCAACGACCGGCGACTCCCTTCGGTACTTCGACTCGTGGTGGCGCTGGCCAGGAAGACGGCGCGTATGCCATCCATGCCGACAACGGAAAAATTCAGTCAATCGACTTCCGCCCGGGTAGCAGGCCCTTCCAGCCTGCGGGTCCGGGCAACCGTTTTGAGGGCAACCGGGGCAACGTACCGCGGGGACCTTTCCGGCGGCCGGGATTCGGAGGAACCCGTCGTGACGACCCATTCAGACCCTACAAGCCTCCTCCTCTTGAG AGCGGCCACAGGGAGCCCGTCTTCGTGCCACAGAGCTTTTCTGGATCAGGCAGCCCTACTACTTCATTTGATGGCAGGGACCCACAGCGCATCGATGGTTTCAAGTCTCCGCAGCAGACCCCAGGCTTCGGCGGGTCGAACTCTCCTGGTGGTTTCTCCGGCAACTACCCGTACCGCAACACATTTTCTTCCGGTGGTCGGCAGCCTCCATCCGGACAGCAAGACCGGTATTCTGGAATGCCGCAACAGCCTTTCTCTCCATTCGCACATGGAAGGCCCGTGCCACCCGTACCCGCTGTAGCCAATGTGGCCAACATGCCCAACCCTCGGAACCATTTCGCTAATCGGCTGTTCGATCGCACTCCTGCCGGAACCCGGGGCCGACCGGTTGGACATCCTCCCGGACTTAACCCTCCGTCTTTAGTTAGCATGGAAGTCGTCAGTTACGGCCCACAGGGTCCGCAAGTTCACCAATTCAACGGTAGTGCATTGCCCGGCACGTTAGCACCTCCGGAAAACCAGCAGTTTGGTGACCCGTTTAGACCGACGGGATTTCCCGGCAGCCCTCAGAGCATACCGTTTCTGGCTAACAGGCGTGTGCCTCGGCCCCCGTTGCCAAGCAGAGGTAACGCGAACCGTGTCTTGTACAGTGAATCGCCCCAGCAGGCGACTTTTCCGAGAAGACTAGGCGCACCAAAGGGCAACGAAGAAGACTTCGGTGGCGCTTTCGAAGGTTTGATCAGAGACGAGCGTCCAGACCTTTTGGAGCTGAAGCGAAAGCAGAAGCCGTCTGGTTCTGCATCATCACAGCCTGGAGGCAACCTTGACTTCCTGGACGATCTGCTACCGTTTTACGAGAAAGACTTAGACATTGCGAATAAAGCTAACGACGCCGCAGATGGAGTAGACAAAAAACCAGTAATTCACCAACCGATAGTGCCGGAGCATCGAGATTTACTTTGCGATGACGATGACCCAATATTCTCGGACCCAAGACAACCATCTCCTGACGGTCTTGTGAGAAGACCTGAATGTATAAAGACGCGCACACAGGAAGGTGGTAGTTCCAGTGAAGGAGCGGAACCTGATAAAAGAAAGGTTGAAGCGCCAGTGAACGATGATGAAGAATTTTTGAATTACAGGAATCCGTTTTCCGGAGTTCTCCCATCTCCTGACCGTAGCGGTCCAGAAAAGGTTGACAAGGACAGCAAGGAATTCCAACGCCCATTCCTAGACAAAGACAAGAAAGTTATTCCAGTGCTAATTGATCAAAATCGACCTGCTACAGGCGTACTGGATGGAACCATCGGAGTCAACAAAAACGGACTTGGCCCTAGTACTGGTGAATCTGACATTCCGGAAAGGTCTGCTCCTGAACTCGGTGCTGGCAGCCCCGTTGAAGGAAGACGAGCATTGGACAACAATGGAGTCTTTCGAACGGGCTTTGGAGCGTTTCCCGGTTCTTTCAATGAGCAATTCGGTCCTCGTGGTCCCAGTCCCGTGCAAGGCTTCGGTGGGCCAGGCACCGGCAAAGGTAGTCCATTTCCCACGCGACCTCAAGACGGGAACTTCCTGAGGTTTCCAAATGGTCCGAACCGCGGCATAAACGATTTGAGAAATGCTCAAGACCCTTTCAATCGAAACTTTGGACAACCCTTTGGACAACAACCTTTCCAACCAACACTGCCGCAGCAAACGCTACGATTTGGACAAAGATTGAGTGGTGTGAGAAATCCAAATTCCCTCGTTCCTTCTCAACGACCACCGAGAGTACAAACTCGGATACAGCAACAACCAGAAAGCCGGATTGTTTTTCCCCCACCACCACTACACCGAAAAGCCGTACTTTCTCCTCCAGATGGTGCAGACAGCCCCGGGAACTCATTTAATGGTCGGGTGCCCTTTAGTTCCCCTCAGAATCAAGGCGCGTCTCGCATAGGACAACCAACAGTCGGATTCGTCCAACCCCGTGCCGGAGGGCTGGGAAATGTCGGAGCCGCACCGCCACAATTTGGTTTCGTCGACTCTAGGCGGTTTCAATTAGGTGCAGGAAAAGGGCCTGGGAAAGACGTCGCCTCGGGAAGGGaggacgcgggccctgacgtggCTACCGAGCCGAAGTTTGTAAACGATAACAGCCCACCGCCAGCATCGTTCACCTTTTCAGACGCTAAGAAGTCGCCCCTAGTTCCTAGTCGCCCGCCACTGAGCGCTGGAAGAAGAAAAACCATCAAGGGTTCACCCGACGACGCAGGCAAGCAAGGACAAGGTCAAGTTGAGCCGGAAACGCCTGTGAGTGCACCAGGACCGGAGACCGCTAACCTATTGCGAAAGCCACTCCTTGAGGGCAATGCACGCGTCCCCGAGGAACTGGAAAGGAGAGCACCGAATGCCGTGCCAGGACCTTTTAATTTCGTAGACAGGCGCATCCCATTGGACATTGCTCGGCAGGGGGTCATCCAGCGTAGACCAGAGGTTTTCGATTCAGGGCGTGAGCCCGATAGTCGACCTGCGCGAGTGGAAGGACTCGCTCTGCAAGGTGTTCCTGTAGACGGCAACTTGAATAGTGGCCGGCAAAGCGGTTTCCTCGGGGCGCCGAAAGATAGAACGAGACAGCTTTTGCCGACGAGCCGGCCGACTGGTGTTGCAAATGGAGCTGACGAAGGCCCAGCGGTCCTAATCCCTCGAAGGGGTCCTGTGCGTCAGCCAGTTCGG ActacccagcccattcttctgaaTGTAGAGAGGGTGCCGCTTGGAAGAACTGCCGTCGCTGACCAACTGATAGCTGACAAGAACCCACAAGATATTCAG GCTTTTCAGCATGGTCCCGAACAGAAACTCGGCCAGGACATCTCCAGTCAAGAGTTGCTGCGTCGAGGGGTGAATTCGGCGGGAGTCAGTGATGATGGAGGCCGAGATGAG GACGGCGAGCAGCAGAGGGTGAACCCTTACTCGTTCGGCTACTCTTCGTACGATGGCCTCGGCAGCAAGATGTCGCGGCACGAGACGAAAGACGACACGGGGCGCGTCACCGGCTACTACATCGTGGAGGACGTGGACGGCCGGAAGCGCACCGTGCACTACGTAGCCGACAAGGACGGCTTCCGGGCGACCGTGCACACGAACGAGCAGGGCACTGACAACCAGGACCCCGCGAGCGTCAAGATGCACGTTGAAAACAGGATGCCCCACCCTCAGCCAACTCCGGAGTCTCCGTCGCCTGAGAAGACGTCAACGTCGCCAGCGCTAGGCGACAATGTAGACGTTCCGGTTCTGGACGCGGTGGACCAAAGTGTGAAGAAGAGCTAA
- the LOC135908357 gene encoding uncharacterized protein isoform X1, which translates to MFSTLRPMASIGVVRLHQLLIAAALLSTGFSETVTQPTHEDLRQSINSPMPYGFKYEAYGDDGGGHTREESADESGRVVGSYTIFSPEGYLRRVFYEADENGFRARVETNEPGTKTSNPADVTIVSTASGGPVGGGPVGGGPVGGGGTRDAPLPGAATTRPVKTTSPAAGGTTNEVPETTTGLPPGYVLPERYRPNASRRPSGAELLTSRILTLDQPVDGDQLYPGRPGFDSDPNSLNPPPPGIHTGSPPTGIVPVGPVQVTRVPSRPGAAPGPRPRPHINYVPSKDAFGQFDGGLAQSGGPYRPSFDGSFRIPAGSTGGIFSPSQVAPKAGVSGPQDLGPSSGQGGGVEDGSSGISGFGSKPAFPNAGTPQGAGPHQFGPHRPTPNYPGVFRGDSGTGQSGSSGPAYQGGAGQQYQPPTLGAPLFTRVTQGSGKFPGRVDYGSQPGFSGPVQPGVPGAPGVFARPADGGRPSFGGRAPFGGPRFGPGGSFSRVPVNQFDTNEPGNKRFQGPAQPSFAGGQTGNQGSQRGAGGVIGADVDGGNSADSSNEDGFAPNDPRRPFLFRNEDQRPATPFGTSTRGGAGQEDGAYAIHADNGKIQSIDFRPGSRPFQPAGPGNRFEGNRGNVPRGPFRRPGFGGTRRDDPFRPYKPPPLESGHREPVFVPQSFSGSGSPTTSFDGRDPQRIDGFKSPQQTPGFGGSNSPGGFSGNYPYRNTFSSGGRQPPSGQQDRYSGMPQQPFSPFAHGRPVPPVPAVANVANMPNPRNHFANRLFDRTPAGTRGRPVGHPPGLNPPSLVSMEVVSYGPQGPQVHQFNGSALPGTLAPPENQQFGDPFRPTGFPGSPQSIPFLANRRVPRPPLPSRGNANRVLYSESPQQATFPRRLGAPKGNEEDFGGAFEGLIRDERPDLLELKRKQKPSGSASSQPGGNLDFLDDLLPFYEKDLDIANKANDAADGVDKKPVIHQPIVPEHRDLLCDDDDPIFSDPRQPSPDGLVRRPECIKTRTQEGGSSSEGAEPDKRKVEAPVNDDEEFLNYRNPFSGVLPSPDRSGPEKVDKDSKEFQRPFLDKDKKVIPVLIDQNRPATGVLDGTIGVNKNGLGPSTGESDIPERSAPELGAGSPVEGRRALDNNGVFRTGFGAFPGSFNEQFGPRGPSPVQGFGGPGTGKGSPFPTRPQDGNFLRFPNGPNRGINDLRNAQDPFNRNFGQPFGQQPFQPTLPQQTLRFGQRLSGVRNPNSLVPSQRPPRVQTRIQQQPESRIVFPPPPLHRKAVLSPPDGADSPGNSFNGRVPFSSPQNQGASRIGQPTVGFVQPRAGGLGNVGAAPPQFGFVDSRRFQLGAGKGPGKDVASGREDAGPDVATEPKFVNDNSPPPASFTFSDAKKSPLVPSRPPLSAGRRKTIKGSPDDAGKQGQGQVEPETPVSAPGPETANLLRKPLLEGNARVPEELERRAPNAVPGPFNFVDRRIPLDIARQGVIQRRPEVFDSGREPDSRPARVEGLALQGVPVDGNLNSGRQSGFLGAPKDRTRQLLPTSRPTGVANGADEGPAVLIPRRGPVRQPVRTTQPILLNVERVPLGRTAVADQLIADKNPQDIQAFQHGPEQKLGQDISSQELLRRGVNSAGVSDDGGRDEDGEQQRVNPYSFGYSSYDGLGSKMSRHETKDDTGRVTGYYIVEDVDGRKRTVHYVADKDGFRATVHTNEQGTDNQDPASVKMHVENRMPHPQPTPESPSPEKTSTSPALGDNVDVPVLDAVDQSVKKS; encoded by the exons CCCACCCATGAGGATCTCCGCCAGAGCATCAACTCTCCGATGCCGTACGGCTTCAAGTACGAGGCGTAcggcgacgacggcggcggcCACACGCGCGAGGAGTCGGCCGACGAAAGCGGCCGCGTGGTCGGCTCGTACACCATCTTCAGCCCGGAGGGCTACCTCAGGCGCGTCTTCTACGAGGCCGACGAGAACGGGTTCCGCGCCCGCGTCGAGACCAACGAACCAGGCACCAAGACGTCCAACCCGGCCGACGTCACCATCGTGTCCACGGCCTCCGGCGGACCAGTCGGCGGCGGACCAGTCGGGGGTGGACCAGTCGGCGGTGGCGGAACGCGGGACGCACCCCTGCCCGGCGCAGCCACGACGAGGCCCGTCAAGACCACGTCACCGGCTGCCGggggcacgacc AACGAAGTGCCTGAAACGACCACCGGCTTGCCTCCCGGATACGTGCTCCCTGAACGTTACCGACCCAACGCATCCCGACGGCCCTCAGGCGCCGAACTGCTGACGTCGCGGATCTTGACCCTAGACCAGCCGGTCGACGGTGATCAGCTCTACCCGGGACGTCCCGGGTTTGATTCGGACCCCAACTCCCTGAATCCGCCACCACCTGGTATTCACACGGGATCTCCACCTACTGGAATTGTGCCCGTAGGTCCCGTACAGGTGACTCGTGTTCCATCACGACCTGGTGCAGCGCCGGGTCCCAGGCCTCGCCCTCACATCAACTACGTGCCTTCTAAAGACGCTTTCGGGCAGTTCGACGGTGGCCTTGCACAGAGTGGTGGGCCATATCGCCCTTCGTTTGATGGATCGTTTAGGATACCAGCTGGTTCTACCGGCGGCATATTTTCACCGTCCCAAGTGGCACCTAAAGCAGGCGTTTCCGGGCCTCAAGATCTCGGCCCATCTTCAGGTCAAGGTGGTGGGGTTGAAGACGGTAGCTCGGGGATCTCGGGTTTCGGCTCGAAGCCGGCTTTCCCCAACGCAGGCACTCCACAAGGTGCGGGACCACATCAGTTCGGACCCCACAGGCCTACTCCAAACTACCCGGGTGTCTTCCGCGGAGATTCCGGTACAGGACAGAGTGGGTCATCCGGGCCAGCCTACCAAGGCGGGGCCGGGCAGCAATATCAGCCCCCAACGCTCGGGGCTCCGCTGTTCACGCGAGTCACGCAAGGCTCTGGAAAGTTCCCTGGGCGAGTAGACTATGGTTCCCAGCCAGGATTCTCCGGACCTGTTCAACCAGGGGTTCCAGGTGCGCCCGGCGTCTTCGCGAGACCGGCTGATGGAGGAAGACCGTCTTTTGGCGGTAGAGCGCCCTTCGGAGGTCCACGTTTTGGTCCCGGTGGCAGCTTTTCGAGAGTTCCTGTAAACCAGTTTGATACCAACGAACCTGGCAATAAGCGCTTTCAGGGCCCTGCACAGCCATCGTTTGCAG GTGGTCAAACGGGCAACCAAGGATCTCAACGTGGAGCAGGAGGTGTCATTGGAGCTGATGTTGATGGCGGAAACAGCGCT GATTCAAGCAACGAGGATGGCTTCGCACCAAACGACCCTCGGAGGCCGTTCCTCTTCAGGAACGAAGACCAACGACCGGCGACTCCCTTCGGTACTTCGACTCGTGGTGGCGCTGGCCAGGAAGACGGCGCGTATGCCATCCATGCCGACAACGGAAAAATTCAGTCAATCGACTTCCGCCCGGGTAGCAGGCCCTTCCAGCCTGCGGGTCCGGGCAACCGTTTTGAGGGCAACCGGGGCAACGTACCGCGGGGACCTTTCCGGCGGCCGGGATTCGGAGGAACCCGTCGTGACGACCCATTCAGACCCTACAAGCCTCCTCCTCTTGAG AGCGGCCACAGGGAGCCCGTCTTCGTGCCACAGAGCTTTTCTGGATCAGGCAGCCCTACTACTTCATTTGATGGCAGGGACCCACAGCGCATCGATGGTTTCAAGTCTCCGCAGCAGACCCCAGGCTTCGGCGGGTCGAACTCTCCTGGTGGTTTCTCCGGCAACTACCCGTACCGCAACACATTTTCTTCCGGTGGTCGGCAGCCTCCATCCGGACAGCAAGACCGGTATTCTGGAATGCCGCAACAGCCTTTCTCTCCATTCGCACATGGAAGGCCCGTGCCACCCGTACCCGCTGTAGCCAATGTGGCCAACATGCCCAACCCTCGGAACCATTTCGCTAATCGGCTGTTCGATCGCACTCCTGCCGGAACCCGGGGCCGACCGGTTGGACATCCTCCCGGACTTAACCCTCCGTCTTTAGTTAGCATGGAAGTCGTCAGTTACGGCCCACAGGGTCCGCAAGTTCACCAATTCAACGGTAGTGCATTGCCCGGCACGTTAGCACCTCCGGAAAACCAGCAGTTTGGTGACCCGTTTAGACCGACGGGATTTCCCGGCAGCCCTCAGAGCATACCGTTTCTGGCTAACAGGCGTGTGCCTCGGCCCCCGTTGCCAAGCAGAGGTAACGCGAACCGTGTCTTGTACAGTGAATCGCCCCAGCAGGCGACTTTTCCGAGAAGACTAGGCGCACCAAAGGGCAACGAAGAAGACTTCGGTGGCGCTTTCGAAGGTTTGATCAGAGACGAGCGTCCAGACCTTTTGGAGCTGAAGCGAAAGCAGAAGCCGTCTGGTTCTGCATCATCACAGCCTGGAGGCAACCTTGACTTCCTGGACGATCTGCTACCGTTTTACGAGAAAGACTTAGACATTGCGAATAAAGCTAACGACGCCGCAGATGGAGTAGACAAAAAACCAGTAATTCACCAACCGATAGTGCCGGAGCATCGAGATTTACTTTGCGATGACGATGACCCAATATTCTCGGACCCAAGACAACCATCTCCTGACGGTCTTGTGAGAAGACCTGAATGTATAAAGACGCGCACACAGGAAGGTGGTAGTTCCAGTGAAGGAGCGGAACCTGATAAAAGAAAGGTTGAAGCGCCAGTGAACGATGATGAAGAATTTTTGAATTACAGGAATCCGTTTTCCGGAGTTCTCCCATCTCCTGACCGTAGCGGTCCAGAAAAGGTTGACAAGGACAGCAAGGAATTCCAACGCCCATTCCTAGACAAAGACAAGAAAGTTATTCCAGTGCTAATTGATCAAAATCGACCTGCTACAGGCGTACTGGATGGAACCATCGGAGTCAACAAAAACGGACTTGGCCCTAGTACTGGTGAATCTGACATTCCGGAAAGGTCTGCTCCTGAACTCGGTGCTGGCAGCCCCGTTGAAGGAAGACGAGCATTGGACAACAATGGAGTCTTTCGAACGGGCTTTGGAGCGTTTCCCGGTTCTTTCAATGAGCAATTCGGTCCTCGTGGTCCCAGTCCCGTGCAAGGCTTCGGTGGGCCAGGCACCGGCAAAGGTAGTCCATTTCCCACGCGACCTCAAGACGGGAACTTCCTGAGGTTTCCAAATGGTCCGAACCGCGGCATAAACGATTTGAGAAATGCTCAAGACCCTTTCAATCGAAACTTTGGACAACCCTTTGGACAACAACCTTTCCAACCAACACTGCCGCAGCAAACGCTACGATTTGGACAAAGATTGAGTGGTGTGAGAAATCCAAATTCCCTCGTTCCTTCTCAACGACCACCGAGAGTACAAACTCGGATACAGCAACAACCAGAAAGCCGGATTGTTTTTCCCCCACCACCACTACACCGAAAAGCCGTACTTTCTCCTCCAGATGGTGCAGACAGCCCCGGGAACTCATTTAATGGTCGGGTGCCCTTTAGTTCCCCTCAGAATCAAGGCGCGTCTCGCATAGGACAACCAACAGTCGGATTCGTCCAACCCCGTGCCGGAGGGCTGGGAAATGTCGGAGCCGCACCGCCACAATTTGGTTTCGTCGACTCTAGGCGGTTTCAATTAGGTGCAGGAAAAGGGCCTGGGAAAGACGTCGCCTCGGGAAGGGaggacgcgggccctgacgtggCTACCGAGCCGAAGTTTGTAAACGATAACAGCCCACCGCCAGCATCGTTCACCTTTTCAGACGCTAAGAAGTCGCCCCTAGTTCCTAGTCGCCCGCCACTGAGCGCTGGAAGAAGAAAAACCATCAAGGGTTCACCCGACGACGCAGGCAAGCAAGGACAAGGTCAAGTTGAGCCGGAAACGCCTGTGAGTGCACCAGGACCGGAGACCGCTAACCTATTGCGAAAGCCACTCCTTGAGGGCAATGCACGCGTCCCCGAGGAACTGGAAAGGAGAGCACCGAATGCCGTGCCAGGACCTTTTAATTTCGTAGACAGGCGCATCCCATTGGACATTGCTCGGCAGGGGGTCATCCAGCGTAGACCAGAGGTTTTCGATTCAGGGCGTGAGCCCGATAGTCGACCTGCGCGAGTGGAAGGACTCGCTCTGCAAGGTGTTCCTGTAGACGGCAACTTGAATAGTGGCCGGCAAAGCGGTTTCCTCGGGGCGCCGAAAGATAGAACGAGACAGCTTTTGCCGACGAGCCGGCCGACTGGTGTTGCAAATGGAGCTGACGAAGGCCCAGCGGTCCTAATCCCTCGAAGGGGTCCTGTGCGTCAGCCAGTTCGG ActacccagcccattcttctgaaTGTAGAGAGGGTGCCGCTTGGAAGAACTGCCGTCGCTGACCAACTGATAGCTGACAAGAACCCACAAGATATTCAG GCTTTTCAGCATGGTCCCGAACAGAAACTCGGCCAGGACATCTCCAGTCAAGAGTTGCTGCGTCGAGGGGTGAATTCGGCGGGAGTCAGTGATGATGGAGGCCGAGATGAG GACGGCGAGCAGCAGAGGGTGAACCCTTACTCGTTCGGCTACTCTTCGTACGATGGCCTCGGCAGCAAGATGTCGCGGCACGAGACGAAAGACGACACGGGGCGCGTCACCGGCTACTACATCGTGGAGGACGTGGACGGCCGGAAGCGCACCGTGCACTACGTAGCCGACAAGGACGGCTTCCGGGCGACCGTGCACACGAACGAGCAGGGCACTGACAACCAGGACCCCGCGAGCGTCAAGATGCACGTTGAAAACAGGATGCCCCACCCTCAGCCAACTCCGGAGTCTCCGTCGCCTGAGAAGACGTCAACGTCGCCAGCGCTAGGCGACAATGTAGACGTTCCGGTTCTGGACGCGGTGGACCAAAGTGTGAAGAAGAGCTAA